A stretch of the Opitutaceae bacterium genome encodes the following:
- a CDS encoding heparinase II/III family protein — protein MRNRIFFFITLALLPVCRGEITFPDTYTGFALPADPVLPEVESHPSLWFGPEDVPGLIAKRDADAHAAMVWDEVAQSEFLLAPLPEIPSASDGTKTIHKYYGTLTQIAAINGFYYQVSPGESGEPFLAKAREALLRGYAGPLYELDPIIKGSAVDEIYQAVWAQNFAAAYDWVQPALSPEENKAIRANLANHAEYLYENLFSWADSPHNHLSKPAWGLGTLALCLSGDERAGAWLGRAIAASNGNTRYFFGEDGIYREGSHYYTFSLINFLPFLYHYRNVSGVDGFREFQPAFEWPVASRNGKGWIPNIEDSYIRPYPSQLVAGAYRGRPTFLSSSASLAEILQWNFENTDYSPFEAAEVEDGFNYTGATWDYPIHLVEYLCYQPGIKAVAPDAGPTLFGPSGQTVFRNDWSFDSPDHRYLLFQGVAEANNHEHYEHLSFILQAENQMMSSDAGYSRGSYAGPERTAWYKTAEAHNVVMVNGQAPVDRRVDRTPDSSFRLLSPFMTCEIKSAPYAVGGEHQRLIAMIDGRWFAIVDRVELPQTGEIAVVMHGGRAQLSQDGPRSLWSYREDAYGPAAVLGQWFFGDGFQFEERSGELTYIKGDYAAFPYTVNTRSGKAMLSVGILDPASSPESLSEFAVDALASDRIAFRGGRTLMQANGSGDRQLQGDLESDARLAVAWMKEGGEPTRLAMVGGRYLRFSDGIKVELSAPAAIALEYEPGEKSVVVHLSEDGEVRATITTEASRWEGALYPGLQDIVFGP, from the coding sequence ATGAGAAACAGGATTTTCTTCTTCATCACCCTGGCTCTACTGCCAGTATGCCGGGGCGAAATCACGTTCCCCGATACCTACACGGGCTTTGCCCTGCCGGCGGACCCTGTGTTGCCGGAGGTCGAGAGCCACCCGAGTCTCTGGTTCGGACCGGAAGATGTCCCCGGTCTGATCGCCAAGCGGGATGCGGACGCGCATGCCGCGATGGTCTGGGATGAGGTCGCTCAGTCCGAATTCCTGCTGGCACCTCTGCCGGAGATCCCTTCCGCCTCAGACGGCACGAAGACGATCCACAAGTATTACGGTACTCTCACGCAGATCGCGGCAATCAACGGCTTTTACTATCAGGTCAGCCCGGGCGAATCGGGCGAACCGTTTTTGGCGAAGGCCCGGGAAGCGCTTCTGCGAGGATACGCCGGACCACTCTATGAGCTGGACCCGATCATCAAGGGGAGCGCGGTCGACGAAATCTACCAGGCGGTATGGGCGCAGAATTTCGCGGCGGCCTATGACTGGGTGCAACCGGCCCTGAGTCCCGAAGAGAACAAAGCAATCCGGGCAAATCTGGCCAACCATGCCGAGTATCTCTACGAGAATCTCTTCTCGTGGGCCGACAGTCCCCACAATCATCTCTCCAAACCGGCCTGGGGCCTGGGGACACTGGCACTCTGCCTCTCGGGAGACGAGCGGGCCGGGGCCTGGCTTGGACGGGCGATCGCGGCGAGCAATGGGAACACCCGCTACTTCTTTGGGGAGGACGGCATCTATCGGGAGGGAAGCCACTATTACACCTTTTCCCTGATCAACTTCCTTCCGTTTCTTTACCACTACCGGAACGTTTCGGGAGTCGACGGATTCCGCGAGTTTCAACCCGCCTTCGAATGGCCGGTGGCCAGCCGCAACGGCAAGGGATGGATTCCCAATATCGAGGACAGCTATATCCGCCCCTATCCCTCGCAGCTCGTGGCGGGAGCCTATCGCGGCAGGCCAACCTTTCTCAGTTCCTCGGCCTCCCTGGCCGAGATCCTCCAATGGAACTTTGAGAACACCGACTATTCTCCGTTTGAAGCGGCGGAAGTCGAAGATGGCTTCAACTACACCGGAGCGACCTGGGACTACCCGATCCACCTGGTCGAATATCTCTGTTACCAGCCCGGGATCAAAGCCGTGGCGCCCGATGCCGGTCCGACTCTCTTCGGGCCCTCAGGCCAGACGGTATTTCGCAACGACTGGTCCTTTGATTCGCCGGATCACCGCTACCTGTTGTTCCAAGGTGTGGCTGAAGCGAACAATCACGAGCATTACGAACACCTCAGCTTCATCCTGCAGGCGGAAAACCAGATGATGTCCAGCGATGCGGGCTACTCCCGGGGAAGCTATGCCGGCCCCGAGCGCACTGCCTGGTACAAGACTGCGGAAGCACATAATGTGGTCATGGTGAATGGCCAGGCTCCGGTGGACCGGAGGGTCGACCGGACGCCCGATTCGAGTTTCCGCCTGCTGTCGCCTTTCATGACCTGCGAGATCAAGTCGGCTCCTTACGCCGTCGGCGGCGAACACCAGCGCCTCATTGCCATGATCGATGGTCGGTGGTTTGCCATCGTCGATCGGGTCGAATTGCCCCAAACCGGCGAAATTGCCGTCGTCATGCATGGCGGCCGGGCGCAACTTTCCCAGGACGGGCCGCGCAGCCTCTGGTCCTACCGGGAAGATGCTTACGGACCGGCCGCTGTCCTTGGCCAATGGTTCTTTGGGGACGGTTTCCAATTCGAGGAACGATCGGGCGAACTGACCTACATCAAGGGCGATTACGCCGCCTTTCCCTATACCGTGAACACGCGAAGTGGGAAGGCGATGCTATCGGTCGGGATTCTTGACCCGGCTTCCAGCCCCGAATCCCTTTCAGAATTCGCGGTCGATGCGCTGGCTTCCGATCGGATTGCTTTCCGGGGGGGCCGGACCCTGATGCAGGCGAACGGATCGGGCGACCGCCAGTTGCAGGGGGATCTCGAAAGTGACGCCCGTCTTGCCGTGGCCTGGATGAAGGAGGGTGGGGAGCCCACCCGGCTGGCCATGGTCGGCGGACGCTACCTTCGCTTTTCCGATGGGATCAAGGTCGAGTTGTCGGCTCCGGCGGCGATTGCACTTGAATACGAACCCGGGGAGAAATCGGTCGTTGTTCACCTTTCGGAGGATGGGGAAGTCCGGGCGACGATCACGACGGAGGCGTCCCGGTGGGAAGGGGCACTGTATCCGGGTCTTCAGGATATCGTCTTCGGTCCGTAG
- a CDS encoding SDR family NAD(P)-dependent oxidoreductase: protein MPKSRLAEKRVLITAGAQGIGDAITRHFIEAGAHVAVHYFSGRERAAELVGMAHQAGLKATAVQADLTDPSSAEAAVTGAVEALGGLDILINNAGSLVGRKRLDELDVDFWDHVMRLNVTSMMSVTRAAEPHLSRNPASAIVNLASLAGRKGGHAGSLAYSTAKGAVLTFTRALALELGPKGVRVNAVTPGLILGTSFHNTHTTKESADQTIAGIPIARAGNADDVARAVVYLASEYDGFITGATLDINGGVYSA, encoded by the coding sequence ATGCCCAAATCAAGACTGGCGGAAAAGCGCGTTCTCATCACGGCGGGTGCCCAGGGCATCGGCGACGCGATCACGAGACATTTCATCGAAGCGGGTGCCCACGTGGCCGTCCACTATTTCTCAGGCAGGGAACGGGCCGCCGAACTGGTGGGCATGGCCCATCAGGCCGGACTGAAGGCGACTGCCGTCCAGGCAGACCTGACCGACCCCAGCAGTGCCGAGGCCGCCGTGACTGGTGCGGTCGAGGCCCTCGGCGGACTGGACATCCTCATCAACAATGCCGGTTCCCTGGTCGGCCGGAAGCGCTTGGACGAACTCGACGTGGATTTCTGGGATCATGTGATGCGCCTGAATGTCACCTCCATGATGAGTGTGACCCGGGCGGCCGAGCCCCATCTCTCGCGGAACCCGGCCAGCGCAATTGTCAATCTGGCCTCTCTGGCCGGACGAAAAGGCGGGCATGCCGGGTCGCTGGCTTACTCGACGGCCAAGGGGGCCGTCCTTACCTTCACCCGGGCCCTTGCCCTGGAACTCGGGCCCAAGGGTGTCCGGGTCAACGCGGTGACCCCCGGCCTGATCCTCGGAACCTCGTTTCACAATACCCATACAACCAAGGAATCTGCGGACCAGACGATTGCGGGTATCCCGATCGCCCGGGCGGGCAATGCGGACGATGTCGCGAGGGCGGTGGTTTACCTCGCCTCGGAGTACGACGGCTTCATCACCGGGGCGACCCTGGATATCAACGGGGGTGTTTATTCGGCCTAG
- a CDS encoding class I mannose-6-phosphate isomerase — protein MNRDLHQRIGLLPPNRVWRTYPGGRLLDRLQGKAAPADTHFPEDWIGSTTRAINPGRETEVEGIATAIFGPHRVNLRDVIEADPDYFLGEAHTAAYGTNPMVLVKFIDSADRLHLQAHPTAAFARKHLGSPSGKTEAYVILSSRETVPDPHIYLGFQRPPRREDLKHWIENQNMEALIGCFDRIPVRPGDAFIIPGGFPHALGEGLFLVEIQEPSDLVVRFEFERSGFVIPESARFMGRGLDFCLDVFDFRATPVAQVLADYRPKPVVQSVYGDGSMLESVIGPRQTECFAVERLRIRERLELGGGRFSVNIVTEGSCRIADAHGTIELRQYDRFLCPYGLDGFEVKTETGVEILRSYPPVVA, from the coding sequence ATGAATCGCGACCTGCATCAACGCATCGGGCTCTTGCCGCCCAACCGGGTCTGGCGGACCTATCCCGGCGGCCGCCTGCTTGACCGGCTGCAGGGAAAGGCGGCTCCCGCGGACACCCATTTCCCTGAAGACTGGATCGGCTCGACCACCCGCGCCATCAATCCGGGACGTGAGACTGAAGTTGAGGGAATCGCCACGGCGATTTTCGGGCCGCATCGGGTCAACCTGCGGGACGTCATCGAGGCGGATCCCGACTATTTTCTGGGGGAGGCCCATACCGCGGCCTACGGGACCAATCCCATGGTCCTGGTCAAATTCATCGATTCTGCAGACCGCCTGCACCTCCAGGCCCACCCGACGGCGGCCTTTGCCCGGAAGCACCTCGGCTCACCCTCCGGCAAGACGGAAGCCTACGTCATCCTTTCATCCCGCGAGACGGTCCCCGATCCCCATATCTACCTCGGATTTCAGCGGCCTCCACGGCGGGAGGATCTCAAGCACTGGATCGAGAACCAGAACATGGAGGCGCTGATCGGGTGCTTTGACCGGATTCCGGTCCGGCCGGGTGATGCCTTCATCATCCCGGGTGGTTTCCCGCATGCCCTGGGGGAGGGACTGTTCCTGGTTGAGATCCAGGAGCCCAGTGACCTCGTCGTTCGTTTCGAATTCGAGCGTTCCGGCTTTGTCATTCCCGAAAGCGCCCGTTTCATGGGCCGGGGGTTGGATTTCTGTCTCGATGTTTTCGATTTCCGAGCCACTCCGGTGGCACAGGTCTTGGCGGACTACCGACCGAAGCCGGTGGTTCAGTCCGTCTACGGCGATGGCTCCATGCTTGAGTCTGTGATCGGACCCCGACAGACGGAGTGCTTCGCGGTCGAACGGCTGCGGATCCGGGAACGGCTCGAGCTTGGCGGCGGACGCTTTTCGGTAAATATTGTCACGGAGGGTTCCTGCAGGATCGCCGATGCCCACGGAACGATCGAACTCCGCCAGTATGACCGTTTTCTCTGTCCCTACGGGCTGGACGGATTCGAGGTGAAGACCGAGACCGGAGTGGAAATCCTCAGGAGTTATCCACCGGTGGTCGCATGA
- a CDS encoding TonB-dependent receptor, protein MLHSRLTSILLVGSAALAAMVPSVNAQQSASAEEDEELIYLSVFEIDATKDDRYRAANSVSATGLNTPIKELPMTIQVITSEFIKDLGATDFDEALSYAAGVNTSDTEAPSGGTGPDANRGGGSAERSASSASSSTRFANTVSIRGFNVPFQNRLGFRYGGVVITPDSNIALGGLLDSSNMDRMEVVKGPNSILYGIGVISGIVNVIPKKPLSEQHQSFSVTGGSDGFLRGTADITGPIIRAGENNKNRLNYRFMGALETRDDWTDYRSKDLKYGAFQLDYWYDTRWNVFAEAQASDVKYNGTGAQWIYDDLTRAFVPNFRNQYDEQYNYGQDGTVAGLSPVEFVADPRGRRRDYFEVRNVDTRNLFGGTLPDSYRITGGDTYEQRKETDLLLDVSFFPNENLAFSTGVFYTKADEEELAVNARNMNNREGAFNIRGELPVSFASVPSVEFTPYLWALKNVAADDYVSDYDPELVQSNDDLKLTRYWWTLRPQSSESFQWRLRGTYTFDSPFFVGGDAKHTVMAGYHYINDNVDFLDGNEDINAAFIDRSNAYVTSGQIPYAEAAARDALYFRSIDDLSPFTYNGENLAMPGDAYRNQDVFYHGAYGILQSKFWDEKIESIIGVRYDRYNAETKQLLRLSPNDQEIGAGELKWVDNPYSIVYGETTPEKSFASDIEETSFSFGLNYDINKAITVYGLYAEGISPNTSLTDGNNDTIPAENTRSIEAGFKWDAYEGKLTGTVAFYQIERDNAIWQWGDAPAPSKWVDSPNVPTGATYSGGEFNPSPTDGLLINYGVDSAFISQTVKNNLLGNLTVQGVNEPGRSQAWFVVDRVTGETTRLEGLYDIENHQAGSKQPFNRRDVWWLDYSKLDVKQSITLHVADPEGDVVYNGQRYSLRTVDVNFREYIEDAFAARELSADNIGQFDPIRWSPTPQAAPVNGPGNSPSAPASTAGGDTFITFSDKSQGLDLEFIYSPSPSLQFILNYSHIERKAKGNFNLVDFIDLNTGSAFGTEYDNVFRILGRENAGIVGSDTDGDGVNDKFVDVRGNEIGIDNPARPSDITTGLEDLSFFFNPEDQASFWTRYSFLEGKLKGLGLSGGIRYDGPAQTSIPIGGTDLGTNLIRTPETAARWRLDAGVYYGFHAFGDLNWRLSLNVYNLTDDTEGLVTSTVTDPFSGEVVTKRTRSVYAPRSFRLGVAVDF, encoded by the coding sequence ATGCTCCACTCACGCCTTACCTCGATCCTGCTCGTCGGCAGTGCGGCCCTGGCCGCGATGGTTCCTTCGGTCAACGCGCAACAATCCGCCTCGGCTGAAGAAGATGAAGAGCTGATTTATCTGTCGGTCTTTGAGATCGATGCGACCAAGGACGACCGCTACCGCGCGGCCAATTCGGTTTCGGCCACGGGTTTGAACACCCCGATCAAGGAACTCCCGATGACCATCCAGGTCATCACTTCGGAGTTCATCAAGGATCTGGGCGCGACTGATTTTGATGAGGCGCTCTCCTACGCCGCGGGTGTCAATACCTCCGATACCGAGGCCCCCTCCGGCGGAACCGGACCCGACGCCAACCGCGGTGGCGGGTCGGCGGAGCGTTCGGCCTCCTCGGCTTCCAGTTCCACCCGCTTCGCCAACACCGTGAGCATCCGGGGATTCAATGTCCCCTTTCAGAATCGCCTGGGTTTCCGTTACGGTGGCGTGGTCATCACACCGGACTCGAACATTGCGCTGGGCGGCCTGCTGGATTCCTCGAACATGGACCGCATGGAGGTCGTCAAGGGACCCAACTCCATCCTCTATGGCATCGGGGTCATTTCGGGTATCGTCAATGTCATCCCGAAGAAACCCCTTTCCGAGCAGCACCAGTCCTTTTCCGTGACCGGTGGTTCGGATGGATTTCTCCGGGGCACCGCGGACATCACGGGTCCCATCATCCGGGCGGGCGAGAACAACAAGAACCGGCTCAACTACCGGTTCATGGGGGCTCTGGAAACCCGCGATGACTGGACGGATTATCGATCCAAGGATCTCAAGTATGGGGCCTTTCAACTGGATTACTGGTATGACACCCGCTGGAATGTTTTTGCCGAGGCCCAGGCATCGGACGTCAAGTACAATGGTACGGGCGCCCAATGGATCTACGATGACCTGACCCGTGCCTTCGTGCCGAATTTCCGCAACCAGTACGACGAGCAGTACAATTACGGCCAGGATGGGACCGTCGCCGGGTTGTCTCCCGTGGAGTTCGTGGCCGACCCACGGGGTCGTCGTCGGGATTATTTTGAGGTCCGCAACGTGGACACCCGCAACCTGTTTGGAGGCACCCTGCCGGATTCCTACCGGATCACCGGAGGCGATACCTACGAGCAACGCAAGGAAACCGACCTGCTCCTCGATGTGTCGTTTTTCCCGAATGAGAACCTGGCCTTTTCGACCGGTGTCTTCTACACGAAGGCCGACGAAGAGGAACTGGCGGTCAATGCCCGCAACATGAACAACCGGGAAGGTGCCTTCAACATTCGAGGCGAACTCCCGGTCAGCTTCGCCAGTGTGCCCTCGGTGGAGTTCACGCCCTACCTCTGGGCGCTGAAGAACGTCGCGGCCGACGACTATGTCAGTGATTACGATCCCGAACTGGTGCAGAGCAATGACGACCTCAAACTGACCCGCTATTGGTGGACCTTGCGGCCCCAGTCGAGTGAATCATTCCAGTGGCGTCTGCGTGGCACCTACACCTTTGATTCTCCCTTTTTTGTGGGGGGGGATGCCAAGCACACGGTCATGGCCGGGTACCACTATATCAACGACAACGTCGATTTTCTCGACGGCAACGAGGACATCAACGCGGCGTTCATCGACCGCAGCAATGCCTACGTGACCTCCGGGCAGATTCCCTATGCGGAGGCCGCCGCAAGGGATGCGCTGTATTTCCGGTCGATCGACGATCTGAGCCCCTTCACCTACAACGGCGAAAATCTCGCCATGCCGGGTGATGCCTACCGCAACCAGGATGTCTTTTATCACGGCGCCTACGGCATCCTCCAGAGCAAATTCTGGGACGAAAAGATCGAGTCGATCATCGGCGTTCGCTACGACCGCTACAACGCCGAAACCAAGCAGTTGCTTCGACTCAGCCCGAACGACCAGGAGATCGGAGCCGGGGAACTCAAGTGGGTGGACAATCCCTACAGCATCGTCTACGGAGAGACCACTCCGGAAAAGAGTTTCGCCTCCGACATCGAGGAAACCTCGTTCTCCTTCGGCCTTAATTACGATATCAACAAGGCCATCACCGTTTACGGTCTCTACGCTGAGGGTATCTCGCCGAATACTTCGCTGACCGACGGCAACAACGATACCATTCCGGCGGAAAACACCCGCTCCATCGAGGCGGGATTCAAGTGGGATGCCTACGAGGGCAAGCTGACCGGAACGGTGGCGTTTTATCAGATTGAACGGGACAACGCCATCTGGCAATGGGGCGACGCACCGGCTCCGTCCAAATGGGTGGACTCTCCGAACGTGCCGACCGGCGCGACGTATTCCGGAGGGGAATTCAACCCGAGTCCGACGGATGGCCTGCTCATCAACTACGGCGTCGACTCGGCATTCATTTCCCAGACGGTCAAGAACAACCTCTTGGGCAATCTGACTGTCCAGGGAGTCAATGAACCCGGGCGGTCCCAGGCCTGGTTCGTCGTCGACCGGGTGACCGGGGAAACGACCCGCCTCGAGGGACTCTACGATATCGAAAACCACCAGGCAGGTTCCAAACAGCCATTCAATCGGCGGGATGTCTGGTGGCTGGATTATTCGAAACTCGATGTGAAGCAGTCCATCACCCTTCACGTGGCGGATCCGGAGGGTGATGTCGTTTACAATGGCCAGAGGTATTCCCTGCGGACCGTTGACGTCAATTTCCGCGAGTACATCGAGGACGCCTTTGCCGCCCGGGAACTCTCTGCGGACAATATCGGACAGTTCGACCCCATCCGTTGGAGTCCCACTCCTCAAGCAGCGCCGGTCAATGGTCCGGGCAATTCACCGAGTGCACCCGCCTCCACGGCGGGCGGCGACACCTTTATCACGTTTTCGGACAAGTCGCAAGGCCTCGATCTCGAGTTCATCTATTCGCCGTCGCCCAGTCTGCAGTTCATTCTCAACTACTCGCACATCGAGCGGAAAGCCAAGGGGAACTTCAACCTGGTTGACTTCATCGACCTGAACACCGGTTCCGCCTTCGGTACCGAATACGACAATGTCTTCCGCATCCTCGGAAGAGAAAACGCCGGTATTGTCGGCTCGGATACCGATGGAGATGGGGTCAATGACAAGTTTGTCGATGTCCGGGGCAACGAGATCGGAATTGATAATCCGGCCCGCCCGTCCGACATCACGACCGGTCTGGAGGACCTGAGCTTCTTCTTCAACCCCGAGGACCAGGCGTCATTCTGGACCCGTTACAGCTTCCTTGAGGGCAAGCTCAAGGGTCTTGGCCTGAGTGGCGGTATCCGCTATGACGGACCGGCCCAGACCTCGATCCCGATCGGTGGCACTGATCTGGGCACCAACCTCATCCGGACTCCGGAGACTGCGGCACGCTGGCGTCTCGACGCCGGCGTCTATTACGGCTTCCATGCCTTTGGCGACCTGAACTGGCGCCTGAGTCTGAATGTTTACAACCTGACTGACGACACGGAAGGTCTGGTCACCAGCACGGTCACCGACCCGTTTTCCGGAGAGGTGGTGACCAAGCGGACCAGGTCCGTCTATGCCCCCCGGAGCTTCCGCCTGGGCGTGGCCGTTGATTTCTAG
- a CDS encoding LacI family DNA-binding transcriptional regulator: MAQNKNQRISQQQIARDLGVSQALVSMVLNGRRTGISQDSFDRIWKYAMDKGYTPRGMNVNLVRPAENGARTVGYILRAPLQLATKSNFFSYVHHGLHASVTGADVRTVFLGSETDLDAEQLLEFIDSQSSLIGLVVMGELEEAFMKVLLRSRKPVVYTSARYPGRCHSVISNQQQSAEQLVEHLVALGHKKFAWLGGDEGRSRNLERRNAVLEVLARHGLTIEARDQVDLGEADRREGAQAAAAIFGTNHRKLPTAWICMTGLMARGAVNFLLQKGIEVGRDISVVAFDLTKVCTEEHPTITSAFAEPTKIGEEAGRIVLAASGDSGFPLHEITLPSVLVERESSGPVPMELKRTIKTPKAPRTRART; this comes from the coding sequence ATGGCCCAAAACAAGAACCAGCGAATTTCCCAGCAGCAGATCGCACGGGACCTCGGGGTTTCCCAGGCTCTTGTTTCGATGGTTCTGAATGGTCGTCGGACCGGGATTTCGCAGGATTCCTTCGACCGGATCTGGAAGTACGCGATGGATAAGGGCTACACCCCGAGAGGCATGAATGTCAACCTGGTGCGCCCGGCGGAGAATGGCGCCCGTACAGTCGGCTACATCCTGCGGGCACCCCTGCAACTGGCGACCAAGAGCAATTTCTTCAGCTATGTCCACCACGGGCTGCATGCCAGCGTGACCGGGGCCGATGTCCGCACCGTTTTTCTCGGTAGCGAGACGGACCTTGATGCGGAGCAACTTCTGGAGTTCATCGACAGCCAATCCTCCCTGATCGGCCTGGTCGTGATGGGGGAATTGGAGGAGGCCTTCATGAAAGTCCTCCTCAGGTCCAGAAAACCCGTCGTCTACACTTCGGCGCGGTATCCCGGACGGTGTCACAGTGTCATCTCCAACCAGCAACAATCAGCCGAGCAGTTGGTCGAACACCTCGTAGCTCTAGGGCATAAAAAGTTTGCCTGGCTGGGCGGCGATGAAGGTCGGAGCCGCAACCTGGAGAGGAGAAACGCCGTCCTCGAAGTTCTGGCACGACATGGGCTGACTATCGAGGCCCGAGACCAGGTCGATCTGGGCGAAGCCGACCGCCGCGAGGGAGCCCAGGCCGCCGCCGCGATTTTCGGGACGAATCACCGCAAGCTGCCAACCGCCTGGATCTGCATGACCGGCCTGATGGCCCGCGGGGCCGTCAATTTTCTTCTGCAGAAAGGGATCGAAGTCGGTCGCGACATCAGCGTGGTCGCGTTCGATCTGACCAAGGTCTGCACCGAGGAGCATCCCACCATCACCAGCGCTTTTGCCGAACCGACAAAGATCGGCGAGGAAGCCGGCCGGATCGTGCTGGCGGCGAGCGGTGACAGCGGATTCCCACTTCACGAAATCACCCTGCCCTCCGTTCTGGTTGAACGTGAATCGTCGGGTCCTGTCCCGATGGAATTGAAGAGGACAATCAAGACGCCCAAGGCGCCCCGGACAAGAGCGAGAACCTGA
- a CDS encoding hydroxyacid dehydrogenase, translating to MTQNPVALAVLSEAEIADFLPGASLDRLKSLLPNLEFIDPTAGGFGDWPSLLSQKKPEILITAWKTPSLPESWLNDPGYSLKYLCHFTGTVRKLVPRPFLERGLVLTNWGNSISRTVAECGLLLTLSALRRASSWAIDMHLKGAWKTPALVTESLFGRRVGLHGFGNISQHLARLMQPFEVPIATYSPSVPDSVLESFGVTRADSLEALFSENNVIVELAAYKPENRHLVSERILRLIPEGGTFVNVGRGAVVDEAALLKIAREGRLQVALDVYETEPLPADSGFRGLPNVTLTPHIGGPTIDRRQDAGALGVENIANYLQGKPLEAVVSLSVYDRST from the coding sequence ATGACACAAAACCCCGTGGCCCTCGCCGTTCTGAGCGAGGCCGAAATCGCCGATTTTCTGCCAGGTGCTTCACTTGACCGCCTCAAGTCCCTCCTGCCGAACCTGGAATTCATCGACCCGACGGCCGGTGGATTCGGTGACTGGCCCAGTCTTCTCTCGCAAAAGAAGCCGGAAATTCTCATCACTGCCTGGAAGACCCCTTCCCTGCCTGAAAGCTGGTTGAACGATCCGGGGTATTCACTCAAGTATCTCTGCCACTTCACGGGGACCGTCCGCAAACTCGTCCCCCGCCCCTTCCTTGAGCGGGGCCTCGTCCTGACCAACTGGGGAAACTCGATCAGTCGGACGGTCGCCGAGTGCGGTCTGCTCCTCACGCTGTCGGCCCTCCGCCGCGCTTCGTCCTGGGCCATCGACATGCACCTCAAAGGGGCCTGGAAGACCCCTGCCCTCGTCACCGAGTCCCTTTTTGGCCGTCGCGTCGGCCTGCATGGCTTCGGCAATATCTCCCAGCATCTGGCCCGCCTGATGCAGCCGTTCGAGGTGCCCATCGCCACCTATTCCCCCAGCGTGCCGGACTCGGTCCTGGAATCCTTCGGGGTGACCCGTGCCGACTCCCTTGAAGCCCTCTTTTCCGAAAACAACGTCATCGTCGAACTGGCCGCCTACAAGCCGGAGAACCGGCACCTGGTCTCCGAAAGAATCCTGCGCCTGATTCCCGAGGGCGGCACCTTTGTCAACGTGGGTCGCGGTGCGGTCGTCGATGAGGCCGCCCTGTTGAAGATCGCCCGCGAGGGCCGACTGCAGGTCGCCCTCGATGTCTACGAGACCGAACCACTCCCGGCCGATTCCGGTTTCCGTGGTCTGCCCAATGTCACACTCACGCCGCATATCGGCGGGCCGACCATCGACCGGCGGCAGGATGCCGGTGCCCTCGGCGTGGAAAACATCGCCAATTACCTCCAGGGAAAACCGCTCGAGGCCGTCGTCTCCCTCTCTGTCTATGATCGCTCAACCTGA
- a CDS encoding sugar phosphate isomerase/epimerase, protein MTASIHDLNWCFSTLGCPELDLTGALDLAARFNLRRIEIRSLESRVDMPAYFTEKWKTPAAIQSELTKRNLTIASLDTSMKLIGHKPEDRGALLEFIPWAEALNVPFLRVFDGGTIDGDLRVEERDEAAETIRWWRERRSEGGWKVDIMIETHNAITSTKAVRGLQAVLDTPVPILWDSHHTWKHKGEDPADTFDAIRAHVPHIHVKDSVPNPEKRGGTEYVMPCEGDMPLEGLLSKLAEDDFSGTVSLEWERMWHPYLAPLADALEHMKGLGWIG, encoded by the coding sequence ATGACCGCCTCCATCCACGACCTCAACTGGTGTTTCTCGACCCTGGGCTGCCCGGAACTCGACCTTACAGGCGCGCTCGATCTGGCCGCCCGTTTCAATCTGCGACGCATCGAAATCCGCTCCCTCGAGAGCCGGGTGGATATGCCCGCCTACTTCACGGAAAAGTGGAAAACCCCGGCCGCCATCCAGTCCGAGCTGACGAAGAGAAACCTCACGATCGCCTCCCTAGACACCTCGATGAAGCTGATCGGCCACAAGCCGGAGGACCGCGGTGCCCTGCTCGAATTCATCCCCTGGGCCGAGGCCCTCAACGTGCCCTTCCTCAGGGTCTTTGACGGCGGGACGATTGATGGCGACCTCCGGGTGGAAGAACGGGACGAGGCGGCCGAGACCATCCGGTGGTGGCGCGAACGCCGCTCCGAAGGTGGCTGGAAGGTCGATATCATGATCGAAACCCACAACGCGATCACCTCGACGAAGGCGGTCCGCGGGCTGCAGGCGGTGCTCGATACCCCGGTCCCGATTCTCTGGGATTCTCACCACACCTGGAAACACAAGGGCGAGGATCCGGCCGACACTTTCGATGCCATCCGCGCCCACGTCCCCCACATCCACGTCAAGGACAGTGTGCCCAATCCGGAAAAGCGCGGCGGCACGGAATACGTGATGCCCTGCGAGGGCGACATGCCCCTGGAGGGCCTCCTCTCCAAGCTGGCGGAGGACGATTTCTCCGGCACCGTCAGCCTGGAGTGGGAACGCATGTGGCACCCCTACCTCGCCCCTCTCGCCGACGCCCTCGAGCACATGAAGGGTCTCGGCTGGATCGGCTAG